A region of the Parafrankia discariae genome:
TTGAAGGACGCGAGTCCGAGGTAGAACCCGAAGCGGGACAGGTCACGGGCGCTGCGGTCGGTGTACCGCGTGAGGATCCCGGCCTCGTCGAGGAACCCGGGGGCCGAGGAGGCGTCGGCGAAGGAGCCGCCGAGCATCGCGCCCAACCGCTGGTAGAGCACCAGCAGCGCCAGGTCGGTCAGCGTGTCTCCCAGGGTGGCCATCTCCCAGTCGATGACCGCGGCCAGCCGGTCGGACCCGTCGACGAGGACGTTGTCGAGCCGGTAGTCACCGTGCACGATGCCCGACGCCGAGTCCGGGGGGACGTCGGCCGCGAGGCGGGCGTGCAGCTCGTCGGCGGCGGGCAGGTCGCGGCTGTGGGACGCGTCGAGCTGTTTCTTCCACCGGCCCACCTGGCGGGCCAGGAACCCCTCGGCACGGCCGAAGTCGGCCAGCCCGACCGCTGCCGGGTCGACGTCGTGCAGCACGGCGAGGGTGTCCACGAGCCCGCGCGAGATCAGCCGGGTGCGTTGCGGGCCGAGCGCCGCCAGCTCGGCGGCCTGACGGTACGGCGTGCCCGCCACCCGCTCCATGACGTAGAACGGCGCGCCCAGCACGGACTCGTCCCGGCACAGCGCGTACGTCCTCGGCACCGGCACCCCGGTGTCCCGCAGTGCCGACATCAGCCGGAACTCCCGCGCCATGTCGTGCGCGGTCGCGAGCACATGACCCAGCGGGGGGCGGCGGACGATCCAGGTGTTCCTCCCGTCGGACACCTCGTAGGTGAGATTGGACTTGCCGCCCGTGACCAGGCGGGCGGACAGGTCCCCCATCACCGCGGGCACGGCGCGGGTGAACCAGTCGGTGAGACGGGGCAGGTCGAGGCCGGGCGGCCTCTCAGGGATCATCAACGGACCCTCGGTTCTCCAGTCGTCGCTGAAGCCTGTTCATTCCGGCCAGCCACCGGTCCGGGTCGGCGGCCCGGGCGGCGTGGTACCCGCCCACCTTCGGATGCGGCAGGATCAGGAAGCGGCCATCCCGCAGGCCCTGCCACACCGCCTCGGCCACGTCCTCCGGAGTGAGCACGGCGTCCAGGCTGAGGAGCTCCTGGAACGCGCCGGCCTCGTCGAACATCCGGGTCCGCACCCCCTGTGGGCAGATCGCCTGCACGACCACACCCCGGTGCCGGTAGGTCGCGGACAGCCATTCGGCGAAGGCCACCGCGGCGTGCTTGCTGACCGAGTAGGTCGGACTGCCGAGCATGGTGAGAAGCCCGGCCGCGGACGCGGTGACCACGAACCTGCCGGCGCCCCGCTCCGCCCAGTCCGGCACCAGCAGGCGCGCGGCGCGCACGTGCGCGAGCACGTTGACCTCCAGGCTGGCCGTCCAGTCCGCCTCGGCGGCGGCCAGGCCCAGGCCGCGGTCGACACCGGCGTTGGCGAACCACACATCGATCCCGCCGAGCCGCGCGCGAGCGGACTCGACCAGCGCCGCGACCCCGCCCTCGGAGGCGGCGTCGCCGGGAACGGGGTGCCCACCGATCTCGGCGGCGACGCTCTCGGCCGCGTCGGCGTCGAGGTCGTTGACCACGACCCTGGCGCCCTCGGCGGCCAGCCGGGTGGCGAGGGCCCGGCCGATGCCGTGCCCGGCGCCGGTGACGACGACACCCTGGTCACGGACAGGCATGTCAGAAGCCACTGCTGAGGGTGACGCCGCCGTCCACGACGAGCAGCTGTCCGGTCATCCACGCGGCGTCGTCGGAAAGCAGGAACGCGACGACGCCGCCGACGTCCGCGGGCGTTCCGAGCCGTTTCAGCGGGTAGGCCGCGGCGACCTGCTCCTCCCGGCCCTCGTACAGCGCGGTGGCGAACGTCGTGCGCACCACCGCCGGGGCGACGGCGTTGACCCGGATGCCGGGGCCGAGCTCGACGGCGAGCTGCCGGGTGATGTGGCTGAGCATCGCCTTGCTCGCGCCGTAGAGGCCGATCCCGGGCGCGGGCCTCATCCCGGCGACCGAGGAGACGTTGACGACCGCGCCGCCGTGGTCCTTCATCCAGGCCTGGTGCACCTGCCGCACCCAGGACAGCACGGCGAGGCAGTTGACCTCGACGATCTTGCGGGCGGCGGACGGCTCCACCTCGATCATCGGGCCGTAGGTGGGGTTGATCCCGGTGTTGTTGACCAGCAGGTCGACGCTTCCGAAGGTGTCGATCGCCCGCTTGACCACCTCGGCCCGGTGGTCGGCGTCGTCGGCGTGGCCGGCCACGCCCAGTGCGTGCTCAGGTCCACCGAGGCGGGCGACGGCCTCGTCGAGCGTCTCCTGCCCGCGGGCGGTGATGACGACCTTCGCGCCGCCGGCGACCAGCCGCTCGGCGACGGCCAGGCCGATGCCCCGGCTTGCCCCGGTGACGATCGCGGTCTGTCCTGGGAACCTCGTGCACATCGCCCGGTCCTCCCGTTCGGTCGTTCGCCCGTTCGGTCGTTCGGTCGTTCGGCTCAGCGCTCTCCCGTTCAGCTCAGCCGCTCGACGACCATCGCCATCCCCTGGCCGCCGGCCACGCACATGGTCTCCAGCCCGAACTGCTTGTCGTGGTAGCGCAACGAGTTGATCAGCGTGCTGGTGATCCGGGCCCCGGTCATGCCGAACGGGTGGCCGACCGCGATAGCGCCGCCGTTCACGTTCAGCCTGTCCTCGTCAAGGCCGAGCTCGCGGGCCGACGCGATCACCTGGGCGGCGAAGGCCTCGTTGATCTCGATCAGGTCGATGTCGCCGACGGTGAGGCCGGCCCGGGCCAGTGCCTGCCGCGAGGCCTCGACCGGGCCGAGCCCCATGATCTCCGGCGAGAGAGCCGTGACGCCGGTCGAGACGATCCGGGCCAGCGGGGTGACACCCAGCCGCTCCGCCTTGGCGTCGGACATGATCACCACCGCGGCGGCACCGTCGTTGAGCGGGCAGCAGTTGCCGGCCGTGACCGTGCCGTCGGGGCGGAACACCGGCTTCAGCGCCGCGACCGCCTCCAGCGTGACGCCGGCCCGTGGCCCGTCGTCAGTGGTGACCCGGGTGCCGTCGGGAAGGGTCACCGGGGTGATGTCCCGGGCCCAGAAGCCGTCCGCGATCGCCTCCTCCGCGAGGTTCTGGCTGCGCACGCCGAACGCGTCCTGGTCCGCGCGGGTGACGCCTTTGAGCTGGGCGACGTTCTCAGCGGTCTGCCCCATCGCGATGTGGAGGTCGGGCAGCCAGCCCTCGCCGCGCGGGTCCGCCCAGGTCCCGCCACCGCCGGCGAGCTTCTCCGTGCGGGCCTGCGCCTCGGCGAACACCGGGTTCCGGGTGTCGGGCAGGGCGTCGGCGTTGCCCTTGAAGTACCGGCTCACGGTCTCGACCCCGGCGGAGACGAACACCTCGCCCTCCCCCGCCCTGATCGCGTGCATCGCCATCCGGCTGCTCTGCAGGCTTGAGGAGCAGTAGCGGTTCACCGTGGTGCCGGGCAGGTGGTCCATACCCGCCAGCACGGCGACGGCACGGCCCAGGTTGTTGCCGGACTCCCCCGCCGGCTGGCCGCAGCCGAGAACCAGGTCGTCGATGTCGGCCGGGTCGAGCTCGGGCACCTTGGCCAGCACCGCCCGCACCATCTGGACGGCGAGGTCGTCCGGGCGCATGTCCTTCAGGGAGCCCTTCACCGCGCGGCCGATCGGCGAGCGGGCGGTGGCGACGATCACGGCTTCCGGCATCGAGATTCCCTCCCTGCGAACCAGGCGTCGCGCGGTTCGGCCCGATCCGGCTCCGCCACGCGACCTCGACGCGTTCGTCGACCGGTTCGTCGACGGATTCGTCGCCACCCGAAGTACATACCGTCTGGTCGGTATTTAGGATGCCGGGAGCGATCAGGGCTGTCAACGGATACGGCACCGGCGACGTGGAACCTGGCCGGCCGTGGTCAGCGCACGGTCAGCGCGAAGTCAGACTGGCCAGCAGGAGGTCGGCGAAGGACCGGCCGATCTCGGGCCCGGAGAGCCGGCCGCGGGGCTTCCACCACATGGGAAGGTGGTGCACGGAACCGAAGAAGTAGTCGACGATCAGATCCGCGTCGATGTCGGCGCGGAAGACACCGGAGGACTGGCCCTCTTCTACCATCGAGCGGAAGGTCCGGTGGTAACGCCGACGTTCACGGCGCACCTCCTTCTGCTTCTCCTCGGTCAACTGGTGCAGCGAACGGAAGAAAATCGTGGCGCTCTCGAGGTTCTCGAGCGTCGTGACCACCACGTCGGCGGCCGCCGCGTGCAGACGTTCCTCGATCGGTCCCTCGTGGGCGGCGGCCTTCTCCAGCCGGTCCGTCTGCATGCGCAGCACCCGCCCGTAGATCTCGTAGAGCAGGTCGTCCTTGGAGCCGAAGTAGTGGTACATCGCGCCCTTGGTCACCCCGGCCGCCGCCACCACGTCCTGGACCGAGGTCCCTTCGAAGCCCTTCTCGGCGAACAGCTTGAGCGCGACACCGAGCAGCCGCTCGGGCACCGTCCGCCCGTCGACCGTGGACGGCGGGCGCCCGGTGCGGCGCACGGGCTGATCTGCCATCCGAGCGCTCCTCCTCGAGGCGACACGGTCAGAATATGCCGGCCAGCCGGGCCTGACGAAGTCGCCCGAGACCCGCCGGAGCGCGTCGTTCCGGCGCGTTCAGGGACCCGGTGCGTCCCCCGGGCCCCTGAACACCGCGAACGAACGTGAACGAACGTGAACGAACGCCAGGGTCAGCGCCGACGGAGGGCGGGCCGGGCAAGGGACGGCGGGACCCACCCGGCGTCCTCCGGGTTGACGTTGACGCCCGGCGGGACGATCTCGTCGATCCGGTCCAGCGTCGCCTCGTCCAGGGTGACGCCGACGCCGGTGAGCTGGCTCTCCAGGTGCTCCATCGTGCGCGGACCGATGATCGCAGACGTCACCGCCGGGTGGCGCAGCACAAACGCCAGCGCCAGCTCGATCAGCGTGACGCCCACCTCGGCGGCCAGGTCGGCGAACGCGATCGCGGCGTCGACCTTGCGCTGGTTCGCGGGCACGGACAGGTCGAACCGGTTCGGCACCCGGGCCATCCGGGCGCTCGTGACCTCGCCGCCGCCGCGGGTGTGGCGCCCGGACAGGAAGCCGCCGGCCAGCGGGCTCCACGGCAGCACCCCGAGCCCGTACTTCTGCGCCACGGGCAGCAGGTCGGCCTCGATCCCCCGGACGAGCAGCGAGTACGGCGGCTGCTCGGTGGCGAACCGCTCGCGGTTGCGGCGCTCGGCCACCCACTGCGCCTCGACCACCTCGTGCGCCGGGAACGTCGAGCTGCCGAAGTAACGGATCTTCCCGGCCCGGACGAGGTCGGTGAGCGCGCCGAGCGTCTCGTCGATGTCGGTCGACGGGTCGGGACGATGCACCTGGTAGAGGTCGATCCAGTCGGTGCCGAGGCGCCGCAGGCTGTTCTCCACCTCGGTGACGATCCAGCGCCGGGACAGCCCACGCCGGTTGGGCCCCGGGCCCATCGGCATGAACAGCTTGGTCGCGAGCACGACGTCGTCGCGGCGTCCGGCCAGCGCCTTGCCGACGATCTCCTCGGACTCGCCGTCGGAGTAGACGTCCGCCGTGTCGACGAAGTTGACGCC
Encoded here:
- a CDS encoding phosphotransferase family protein — encoded protein: MIPERPPGLDLPRLTDWFTRAVPAVMGDLSARLVTGGKSNLTYEVSDGRNTWIVRRPPLGHVLATAHDMAREFRLMSALRDTGVPVPRTYALCRDESVLGAPFYVMERVAGTPYRQAAELAALGPQRTRLISRGLVDTLAVLHDVDPAAVGLADFGRAEGFLARQVGRWKKQLDASHSRDLPAADELHARLAADVPPDSASGIVHGDYRLDNVLVDGSDRLAAVIDWEMATLGDTLTDLALLVLYQRLGAMLGGSFADASSAPGFLDEAGILTRYTDRSARDLSRFGFYLGLASFKLAAILEGIHYRGLHGQTVGPGFEHIGDAIHPLLDAGLSALKERT
- a CDS encoding SDR family oxidoreductase, with product MPVRDQGVVVTGAGHGIGRALATRLAAEGARVVVNDLDADAAESVAAEIGGHPVPGDAASEGGVAALVESARARLGGIDVWFANAGVDRGLGLAAAEADWTASLEVNVLAHVRAARLLVPDWAERGAGRFVVTASAAGLLTMLGSPTYSVSKHAAVAFAEWLSATYRHRGVVVQAICPQGVRTRMFDEAGAFQELLSLDAVLTPEDVAEAVWQGLRDGRFLILPHPKVGGYHAARAADPDRWLAGMNRLQRRLENRGSVDDP
- a CDS encoding SDR family oxidoreductase, producing MCTRFPGQTAIVTGASRGIGLAVAERLVAGGAKVVITARGQETLDEAVARLGGPEHALGVAGHADDADHRAEVVKRAIDTFGSVDLLVNNTGINPTYGPMIEVEPSAARKIVEVNCLAVLSWVRQVHQAWMKDHGGAVVNVSSVAGMRPAPGIGLYGASKAMLSHITRQLAVELGPGIRVNAVAPAVVRTTFATALYEGREEQVAAAYPLKRLGTPADVGGVVAFLLSDDAAWMTGQLLVVDGGVTLSSGF
- a CDS encoding acetyl-CoA C-acetyltransferase; protein product: MPEAVIVATARSPIGRAVKGSLKDMRPDDLAVQMVRAVLAKVPELDPADIDDLVLGCGQPAGESGNNLGRAVAVLAGMDHLPGTTVNRYCSSSLQSSRMAMHAIRAGEGEVFVSAGVETVSRYFKGNADALPDTRNPVFAEAQARTEKLAGGGGTWADPRGEGWLPDLHIAMGQTAENVAQLKGVTRADQDAFGVRSQNLAEEAIADGFWARDITPVTLPDGTRVTTDDGPRAGVTLEAVAALKPVFRPDGTVTAGNCCPLNDGAAAVVIMSDAKAERLGVTPLARIVSTGVTALSPEIMGLGPVEASRQALARAGLTVGDIDLIEINEAFAAQVIASARELGLDEDRLNVNGGAIAVGHPFGMTGARITSTLINSLRYHDKQFGLETMCVAGGQGMAMVVERLS
- a CDS encoding TetR/AcrR family transcriptional regulator, coding for MADQPVRRTGRPPSTVDGRTVPERLLGVALKLFAEKGFEGTSVQDVVAAAGVTKGAMYHYFGSKDDLLYEIYGRVLRMQTDRLEKAAAHEGPIEERLHAAAADVVVTTLENLESATIFFRSLHQLTEEKQKEVRRERRRYHRTFRSMVEEGQSSGVFRADIDADLIVDYFFGSVHHLPMWWKPRGRLSGPEIGRSFADLLLASLTSR
- a CDS encoding aldo/keto reductase is translated as MDYRVLGRTGVRVSPLCLGAMMFGAWGNQDHDDSIKIIHRALDAGVNFVDTADVYSDGESEEIVGKALAGRRDDVVLATKLFMPMGPGPNRRGLSRRWIVTEVENSLRRLGTDWIDLYQVHRPDPSTDIDETLGALTDLVRAGKIRYFGSSTFPAHEVVEAQWVAERRNRERFATEQPPYSLLVRGIEADLLPVAQKYGLGVLPWSPLAGGFLSGRHTRGGGEVTSARMARVPNRFDLSVPANQRKVDAAIAFADLAAEVGVTLIELALAFVLRHPAVTSAIIGPRTMEHLESQLTGVGVTLDEATLDRIDEIVPPGVNVNPEDAGWVPPSLARPALRRR